AACCATTAGatatgtaattgttttttttataactatagTACAATAGGTAGATTAAAATTTGCTACAACCTCtacagtttttgaaaaaaatagtcttaatttaaaaatcgtttttaaaatttcgtatcaCATGTATCTAAAACTGAGTAGTATATTAATTATTGATCGGAACTTCATGTTACAATACATTGAGGTATAAAAAGTACGTAAATTTTCACGTGTAATAAAGGCAATCGTTGGATATGACTTGAAGGCACAAAGAATTACCTACTTTAAACACAAAGTTGAATTCTACCGCCCAGTCGACCACACATAAATTAATTGTGAATATCTACATCTTGTAAGGCCCATCGCGCGACTGACGGGATCGCAGCGCGTGAGACTGActctaattattaaaattaagttttccAAGCACCACTTCACTCCACGCTACGTTATAAAATCTCCTTCCATAACACTAAACCTAaacctttttattaattttaaacacgGTTAAAATACTTACAATCTAAACAGTATTCTGAAGTATATTACAATAAAAGGCTTTATTGTATAACTATTATTGCCATTTTCGATATAGATTTCAGTAACAACAAAGCTACTAAAAGAAAACATTAGGTAAagatgtaataataaataacatgtatGTACATATCAAACTATATCGGAGGAGCGatctatcatcatcatgattCGAGATGCGTAGGCGTCGCCCAGTTTGAtcatatttacaatttaaataacGCAGAAAAAAGGCCTTGAAAATCTATCACATATAAGTTCGGTTTGCTTAACAGGCAATAGCCagcataaataaagaaatataaaaagGCAGCCCCGCTGTCCATCGAGATGAAGGCATAAGTAGCTTATTATGCGAATTACTGTTGCATTTATTCGAATCTGCGCGATCGTCTCCGCTCAAATGAGCATTTAGCGTGGGCGCTCGCTCGCACCGAGCCGATGCGCGACCTCACACACTTAATTATTCTATCTCGCACAATTGCACCGCTATCGTACCCCGACAGCGACGCAAACATCATAAATAACTTTCAAACTTAAATATCTACGTACAAAATTGACATGATCAATCACAAAGAAAAATTTCCGAAACGCAAAACTGTGGCACTCAGAAATATGGAAGTAGACTCGGTACTGAGCGTCATCAAGACATGTTGATGCCTCGTTTGCTAACTGGGGAAGCGTCGACAATCCTCTCGTTAGCCTTGTCCTCCTCCCTGAAGTGAATCCTTGTAATTACGATGTCTCCCGTGCTGAGGGTCTGGGAACCGATCTCCGCCTTCTTGGTTTGATTGAGATCATTGCACTTGACATCGTCGTAAGTGGAGTTATGGCATCTACAAGAACAATTCTTCCTATCAGAGTCTCCAATGTTAAGGATCTGACTCAAGTTCGACCAGTCCTTATTCTTGAGCAGTGGCAGTGTTTGCTCCATTGTTTGCGAGAATCTGTCGTCCAGTTCCCCGCTGAGCGGCGCTACAGCAGATAAGATGGCTTCAAGGCGATTAATCTTCTCGACCTTGTCCATGTTTGTATCTGATAAGATTTCGTCCATCATTTGCATTGACTCTGTGAGACTAGGAGGTTGAGTGgagtgaggggatgaaatagaaTCAGAAGGATTGGACTCTAAACTAGCCATTTCGTTCTCCCTCTCATCATCTTCTGAGTCTGAATCTTTTTCCTGCCCAATAGCTTCCAATTTCTccaattttttcgaaattttatgaCAACCCTTTAGCTTCTCTTTCTCTTCTTCTGTGAGCTCTAAATATCTCAATAATCTGATTTCCCTGTTACTAAGAACAATATTCTTAGTGGTCTCAGCTAATTTCTGTTTCAACTCCCCAACCTCTGTATTAATTTTTCTTTGCCTTTTCCTTAATTTCACTTCTGTAGGTTGGATGTGCATGAAGACTTGTTCATTGCTCAGTTCCTCAAATAGCTGCTGGTTGTCAGGCTTAATATTGGATGACATGTATGCAAAAATAGCAGGATTAACCAAGGATAACACATCTGAGGCAGCATAAATTATCATATCTTTTGACAATGGACGTCTGGCCCAGTAGCGCTGGTCTCTGCGGTAAACATTTTTAAGTTGTTCCTTCATAGGATTCATAGGAGCATTATAAAGTTCACACAAAGCATTAAGACTCAGATTTTTGACTTTATAAACAGGCACACCTTGTTGCTGCAACTGCAAAACTGCATGAGCAGCTTGAGTATCAAAAACATTCTTCAAAGTGATCTCAAACTGATTGTGCAAATTGACTGAATCATTCCTACAGTCATGAATTATCTTAATTACATTTTCGCTTTCGAGAAGCTCTTTTATCTTGCCTTCAACAACCATGCCTGGGCATGCCATTATATCTAGAATGTATACTTCACCATTTATGGTCGCTATTTGACAGAGTGTAAGTACACCTTTTAGTCCAAGGTTTATTCCTTCACAGTCAAAGGACACAATGCTTTTAGAATTCCGTTTAGGATTCATAATGCTATCAATCAGTGAAGCGCACTCTCTCACGCTGGCTATAACTGTTGTGCATTGCAGTACTTTTTGTCTCCAAGCTTCACCCATGAGGTTGTTTCTAATGCTCGGAGTTCCATTTGTCTCCTCGGAGCTACGGGCATTTAAATGATTGTTCACTCTGTCTCGGACCATATTCTCAGCTAAGTTTTTAATAACAATTGAATTAATTCTTTGCTTCAATGTTTGATTAGCAAGGTTTGCTTGTTGACCTCGGGGAGATTCAGTAGGGCTGAGTATTCTGTTAGCAGGGCTCTGCTTACCATCTGAAGGGGTAGGGCTCACTACTGTAGGCGGCGCGGGGGACACAGGTTTCTCCTCGGCCATAGGCTTTGGTGATTCAGTCTTTGATTTCGCTTTTGCGTTTAGATACATTACAGGTATTTTTGGTTTACTAATTAGTGTAACAAGGTTGGATTGTACATGAAAACTATCGGAAAACAGTTTCAGgaatgcattcaaatcggcaGGTGAATTGAACACTTGATACCAGTATTCCTGTGGAAACCGGGAGACAATAAGATGGAAAAGCTGATCGACCATAACCGGTCCCTTCACCTCTATGCATTGTGCAACATAATCAAGCAGCTGTTGCGCTGTGTCCGTGTTGATGTGAGCAACGGGCAGGTTGTGGAACTGCTCTGAGTTACTGCATGTGTTGCCGCGCCTGTGGTTCTCACTGACTAGAATGACATTATCGTCAACAATGTGAAATGTGTCCGGGTGTTTGAGCAAGAAATCTTTGAACTCTTTGATGCGTTGCCCGGAGATGTGACGTACCTGAGGGGACGCCTGGCTGCGGTGGCCGAGCAGACTCTTGATGGGCACCTCTGTGCCTTCACCGTACTGGATCATCTTACTCGCGAAGTACTCCTTCGCCTCCTCGATGTAGTCGTTGTTTGAGGACGCGCCCGCCCCGCTGAGATGCTTCTGGAATGTGTTGATATCGACATAGTCCCCGTCTATGTTGAACAACGCCGGGTACTGCGCCAGGAACTTCTTCAAGCCCGACTGCGACCCGCCAGCGATCTGCCGCATCTCCTTCGTGAACCCCTTGGCACCAAACTGACAGGACAAGTCGTGCAACGTTCTCGGCTCGCCTTTATCGAGCAGGCGTTCCACGAAAAACAACAGAGTGAGGTTTCTGGCGAGCTCATATTCCATTGATTCCATTTCCCTGCAGTTGGTGCCAATATTCTTAGTCTAAACTTTTTCGACGTATATGTGTCACCCACAACACCATGAAATTTTTCTTTCTCGCGCAGGCAGGTCAACTGGTTATAGACAATAGAGCGGATAGAGAAGACGCAGAATGTCGCCATCATCTAATTAATTACTCCTCACTGTTACCTGTTTAAGAAACCTGTCTGACatagttttaaaatgtttacgGAAGATAAAGTTATTTGTTAACAATCAAAGTGAAAACTCGAATGATACTTACTTTAGTTCAACATGAAGGACATGACTCAGATCTATTCTAACGAAAAATaagttaaagaaatattttttcgtttGATTCTACTGAAATGGTAAAGAAACAACCATTATGAGTTGTCAATTAaagaacatttattatttttgattttatgatAAAACTATTCCCTTCCTTCTTCATACATTACTCATTATTACCCATTTTTGTTGGACTTTGTAAAACGAGGGCAACATTTATGTGAAtagacaagtttttttttcatcagcaTTGAAATGTGTCACACAAAcagatattatattaaataaaacatattgttTTTCGTGAAACTATCTCAAAGTAATTAAATGATTTCTAAATGTTAACTTAACAAGAATAAATTTTATGAGGGGCATTTTCTTATTTCCGAACCGAACATGACGAAAACTAACCAATGCTGCCATTTTATTGCTAAAATGCTAAATTTGACAACTTTTAGGGCTATGTTAGCGAGTTTATTTCAACCGTATTGtacattttatcattttatacttaaaaagtttaggtaatttactaaatgtaaacaaaataaagtcaACATTTGATGTCTTAAACGTTGAAATTCCACCATTTTAAACCAATATCTAATTTTTAGTTTGTGTTATAATGCAAGAtaagcaaaattttgaaaatccttgaatgtgccaaatctagcagctgaagtttgtttaaatttagttaataaattaccaataatttttcatatatatatatagggcACGGCAGGGGccgatttcaaaaataataaatcagcAACACTGAAAATATTAAACTAACgtcaatgtcatgtcatgtcgtatcaaaTCTTTtccaattaaataatttgatttgaGTTTCTCAATAATTAATTCGTAACTAACTGTATAGAAATTATAGGGTCGTCGGGCTGATAGAGCTTTGACTGCGTTATTTATAAACCTAttctaaataaatcaaaatggtAAGTACAGTTACATCGCTTTTTGTaacattattcattaaaattatagtaTTTGTTCTAAAACTGTGGTGTTTGCATAGTGGAAATAAGCATTTTTA
The sequence above is a segment of the Choristoneura fumiferana chromosome 9, NRCan_CFum_1, whole genome shotgun sequence genome. Coding sequences within it:
- the LOC141431380 gene encoding egalitarian protein homolog gives rise to the protein MESMEYELARNLTLLFFVERLLDKGEPRTLHDLSCQFGAKGFTKEMRQIAGGSQSGLKKFLAQYPALFNIDGDYVDINTFQKHLSGAGASSNNDYIEEAKEYFASKMIQYGEGTEVPIKSLLGHRSQASPQVRHISGQRIKEFKDFLLKHPDTFHIVDDNVILVSENHRRGNTCSNSEQFHNLPVAHINTDTAQQLLDYVAQCIEVKGPVMVDQLFHLIVSRFPQEYWYQVFNSPADLNAFLKLFSDSFHVQSNLVTLISKPKIPVMYLNAKAKSKTESPKPMAEEKPVSPAPPTVVSPTPSDGKQSPANRILSPTESPRGQQANLANQTLKQRINSIVIKNLAENMVRDRVNNHLNARSSEETNGTPSIRNNLMGEAWRQKVLQCTTVIASVRECASLIDSIMNPKRNSKSIVSFDCEGINLGLKGVLTLCQIATINGEVYILDIMACPGMVVEGKIKELLESENVIKIIHDCRNDSVNLHNQFEITLKNVFDTQAAHAVLQLQQQGVPVYKVKNLSLNALCELYNAPMNPMKEQLKNVYRRDQRYWARRPLSKDMIIYAASDVLSLVNPAIFAYMSSNIKPDNQQLFEELSNEQVFMHIQPTEVKLRKRQRKINTEVGELKQKLAETTKNIVLSNREIRLLRYLELTEEEKEKLKGCHKISKKLEKLEAIGQEKDSDSEDDERENEMASLESNPSDSISSPHSTQPPSLTESMQMMDEILSDTNMDKVEKINRLEAILSAVAPLSGELDDRFSQTMEQTLPLLKNKDWSNLSQILNIGDSDRKNCSCRCHNSTYDDVKCNDLNQTKKAEIGSQTLSTGDIVITRIHFREEDKANERIVDASPVSKRGINMS